A genomic segment from Necator americanus strain Aroian chromosome III, whole genome shotgun sequence encodes:
- a CDS encoding hypothetical protein (NECATOR_CHRIII.G12253.T4), with protein sequence MVLEQFGRNRQRHAKITDWKEQFAVIVMVGACVISGCQQTPAKSLDVKMIVSIEYEKSMDLRPRDSGHHWSLCNVPDKKYVARERFMDTRDELNKLCGECEKLLLFPGGREIVVTRTERAIPMFVFVIELSSLFVMVSAARSYSRYPSAQKLPHCDETKNEMTWNHRLDLLVDIYDAAGQQFSDRLYSCPLEVEARDCFKNTKPCPNGDNIKLLVHGSSYTSYWNFWGLYWFFDEATKLWSHTLKRMNVSEDHIGCFYEAGSKEYRVVCIFDKSSRY encoded by the exons ATGGTGCTGGAGCAATTTGGTCGGAATAGACAAAGACATGCAAAGATAACTGATTGGAAGGAACAATTTGCAGTGATAGTGATGGTAGGAGCTTGCGTCATAAGTGGATGCCAGCAG ACGCCTGCCAAGTCATTAGACGTGAAGATGATCGTTTCAATAGAATACGAGAAAAGCATG GATCTTCGCCCCAGAGACAGTGGTCATCATTGGTCACTCTGCAATGTTCCCGACAAAAAGTATGTTGCACGTGAAAGATTCATGGACACAAGAGACGAATTGAACAAATTGTGCGGAGAGTGCGAAAAGTTACTATTATTTCCAGGAGGTCGTGAAATTGTGGTCACGAGAACTGAAAGAG caATCCCCATGTTCGTATTCGTAATTGAG TTGTCTTCCCTTTTTGTGATGGTGAGCGCAGCAAGAAGTTATTCGAGGTATCCTTCAGCCCAGAAGTTGCCCCATTGTGATGAaacaaagaatgaaatgaCCTGGAACCATCGACTTGATTTGCTAGTGGACATTTACGATGCAGCAGGACAGCAATTCAGTGACAga ttaTACAGCTGCCCTTTAGAGGTTGAAGCTCGTGACTGTTTTAAAAATACCAAACCGTGTCCGAACGGTGACAACATAAAGTTATTAGTTCACGGAAG TTCGTACACAAGCTACTGGAATTTTTGGGGACTCTACTGGTTTTTTGACGAGGCAACGAAATTGTGGTCACATACACTTAAAAGG ATGAACGTGAGCGAAGACCACATCGGTTGTTTCTACGAAGCAGGCAGCAAAGAGTATAGAGTCGTTTGTATTTTTGACAAAAGTAGTCGTTATTGA
- a CDS encoding hypothetical protein (NECATOR_CHRIII.G12255.T1) — protein sequence MAKKQRATTTFNFRVTEKSFRVERVPEKFVALLDGMNQQGTAAVRTPGECTTWFEVVTEVRQGAVARPSLFSLAIREILSLTTVCSSLGGSRVDRRSSNIRRKQRKAPTFCQPCIEASSNM from the coding sequence ATGGCGAAGAAACAGCGCGCGACGACGACTTTCAACTTTAGAGTAACGGAAAAGAGTTTTAGAGTCGAAAGAGTACCGGAAAAGTTCGTTGCTCTACTTGATGGCATGAATCAACAAggaactgctgcagttcgaacgcCAGGTGAATGTACAACAtggtttgaagtggtaactgaagtgagacaaggggcagtggcaagACCTTCCTTGTTCAGCCTCGCCATCCGTGAAATTCTCAGTCTTACTACCGTCTGCTCGTCCCTTGGTGGATCTCGTGTTGACCGACGATCGAGTAATATTCGGAGAAAACAACGCAAAGCTCCAACATTCTgccaaccttgtatcgaagccaGCAGCAACATGTAG